The segment GCGTGTCTGCGAGCTGAGGGTGAGAAGGAACTTGGAGAACTCAAGACTTCCTACTTTGCCTCCTGAGTTCTGTCCAAACCTCACCTTAGTACTGAATAAATGTTAGAGAGCGTGGATAGTGTCCCTAGAGTCAGACTTACGGGAGCAGGAGAGCCAGGACAGAATGGTCCCAGTCCTCACCGGCGCGGAAGCGCTCTGGGAGCCAGGGGAGGGGAGCTTGGGAAGTTGCAGGGACGGAGCCAAAGCCTGGGGAAGCACAGCCGCTGTTCGCTATCGTGGAAGGGCTCATCTGCAGCCGGTGAAGCGCTGTCCACGGTGCTGACAGCATCACCGGGTTGCAAGGCTCTGCCCGCGGTGCTGAACGTTCGGTTGGCATTAGAGCGCTGTCCGTGGTCCTGAAACTCAGATTCTCCAACCCTCAGCCCCGACTTAGAAGTCGAAGGGCTCGCTAGCTGGAGAGATCCAGCAACAGGTTCCCCGGGCAAGAGCTGTGGGCAGTAGGTCAACAGGTGTGTGCAGAAGCAGGTCCATGAGAAACTCGATCCCAAAGTCTCTCACTTCTGTTTTGCTTCCTAGTCTTACTCCTGATTCACTCTATCTTCTCACTCTTCAGGCACTCCTCTGGCGGGCTCCACAGGGCTTCTCTCAGCTCAAGAGCTTGAAGACATAGTGGCGGCACTACCTGGATTTCTGCTTGTGTTCACAGCAGAGGGGAAGCTGCTATATCTGTCTGAGAGTGTGAGCGAGCATCTGGGCCACTCCATGGTGAGTGCTGAGGATCCTTTCAGCTTGGACTGCAGTGCAGATGGGGACACGATGAGTTTCCCCCTTTTGAGAGTCTGAGAATTACTGGGGAGGGGGGGTTATACCCTACAAGATGCTGTATGCCAAAGATTGGCTTTTGTTGCCTTCACCAATGGTCATCTCTCCTTTACCTTTCTCTAGGTGGACCTGGTAGCCCAGGGTGACAGTATCTATGACATCATTGATCCAGCTGACCACCTAACTGTGCGCCAGCAACtcgccctgccctctgccctggaTACTGGTGAGAACACCCTTCTTTCTCAATTCAATATCCGTCCTGCTGCCTTGCTCCTTCCCATTTTTGTCTCTCAGCCATTCACCTTCTCACTAGCTTTTCTTTCACTCACCCAGATCGCCTCTTCCGCTGTCGCTTCAACACCTCAAAGTCCCTCAGGCGCCAGAGTGCAGGCAACAAACTGGTGCTTATTCGAGGTCGATTCCACGCTCACCCACCTGGGGCCTACTGGGCAGGAAATCCTGTGTTCACAGCTTTCTGCGCTCCACTGGAGACAAGACCCCGCcccggccctggccctggccctggtccTGGCCCAGCCTCACTCTTCCTCGCCATGTTCCAGAGTCGTCATGCTAAGGACCTGGCCCTTCTGGATATCTCAGAGAGGTAAGTCCAGAGTATTCAGACCCCAGAAGAAAAGCAGGTCAGAATGAGGGGACCCTAGCTTCTGGAGTCAGGGGCAGGGAGAATGAAATCTAAGGGTGTAGaagacctgggggtgggggagggagataACTGGGTATCAAGCAGGGAAAACAGAAAGCTGATCTCATCCTTTTCACCTTCCCAGTGTCCTAATCTACCTGGGCTTTGAGCGCAGTGAGCTGCTCTGTAAATCATGGTATGGATTGCTACACCCTGAGGACCTGGGCCACGCTTCTGCTCAACACTACCGCTTGTGTGAGTGTCCAGAGAGGCTGAGAAAAAGACAGGGAGTGGGGAAGGGCATGGGAAATCTGACCAAGAAGAGCTGTGACCAAGATTGAAGTTGGGGGGATATCAGAGGCTCACAGTTTTGAATTCCATAGGGTGAGCACTAAGATAAGGAGTCAAGGTGAGAATAGAATCAGAACTAGGGGATTCTGCATGGTGAGGTCAAAATAGGGAGTTGAATGGTGCAGGTGAGGGCAGTCAGAAAAGAAGGTGTCATGGATACCCTAATTCAGTGGAGAGGTCAGTTAGCAAGCGGGGAGTCTGGGTGGTGCTGTGTGATGGTTGTTCTAACTCTGCATCTCTTCTTTCCCCTCAGTGGCTGAAAGTGGAGATATTCAGGCAGAGATGGTGGTGAGACTGCTGGCTAAGCCTGGAGGCTGGGCATGGATTTACTGCCTTTTATATTCAGAAGGTCCAGAGGGCCCCATTACTGCCAATAACTACCCAATCAGGTGAGCTGCAAGGCAGGGGCCCGGGAGGCAGCTGAGGTGGAGAAAGAGATACAAACCAGAGAACTCTGGGAATGGACGCCAAACCCTTACCAGCTGCCTCTTCTTTCCCCTCCAGCGACATGGAAGCCTGGAGCCTCCGCCAGCAGTTGAACTCTGAAGAAACCCAGGCAGCCTATGTCCTGGGCACCCCGACCATGTTGCCCTCATTCCCGGAGAACATCCTCTCCCAGGAGCAGTGCTCCAGCCCTAATCCACTCTTCACCATGGGGCCTCCCAGAAGCACCAGTTTCCCCAGTGCTCCTGAGCTAGGTGCTGTCCCAACATCAGAAGAGCTTCCCCAAGCACCCAAGGACCTTGGCTTCAGTTACCTGACATTCCCATCAGGCCCTCAGCCTTCTCTTCAAGCAGACCTGAGCAAGGACCTTGTGTGCACGCCACCCTACACACCCCACCAGCCAGGAGGCTGTGCCTTCCTCTTCAGCCTCCATGAGCCCTTCCAGACCCACATGCCTGCTCCATCCAGCTCTCTACAAGAACAGCTGACTCCAAGCGCCGTGACCTTCTCTGATCAATTGACGCCCAACAGTGCAACTTTCCCAGATCCACTGACTAGCCCACTACAAGGACAACTGACTGAAACCTCAGCCAGAAGCTATGAAGATCCTTGCACCTCCACCTTCCCAGACCAGCTGCTTCCCAGCGCTGCCACCTTCCCAGAGCCTCTGAGCAGCCCTGCCCAGGAGCAGCTAACTTCTCCCAGCACATCATTCCAAGCACACCTGAACAGCCCCAGGCAAACTTTCCCAGAACAACTGAGCCCCAATTCCAGCAAGACTTACTTCGCCCAGGAGGGATGCAGTTTTCTCTATGAGAAGTTGCCCCCAAGTCCTAGCAGCCCTGGTAATGGGGATTGCACACTCTTGGCCCTAGCCCAGCTCCGGGGTCCCCTCTCTGTGGATGTCCCCCTGGTGCCTGAAGGCCTTCTTACACCTGAGGCCTCGCCAGTCAAGCAGAGTTTTTTCCACTATTCTGACAAGGAGCAGAGTGAGATAGACCGTCTCATTCAGCAGATCAGCCAGTTGGCTCAGGGCATGGACCGACCCTTCTCGGCTGAGGCTGGCACCGGTGGGCTGGAACCACTTGGGGGGCTGGAGCCCCTGGACTCTAACCTTTCCCTGTCGGGGGCTGGTCCCCCTGTGCTCAGCCTGGAACTGAAACCCTGGAAATGCCAGGATCTGGATTTCCTGACTGACCCTGATCTGTTCCTGGAAGAGACGCCCGTGGAAGACATCTTCATGGATCTCTCTACCCCAGACCCCAATGGGGAATGGGAGTCTGAGGATCCCGAGGCAGCGGTCCCAGGAGGGGCCCCATCGCCTTGCAACAACCTGTCCCCAGAAGACCGCAGCTTCCTGGAGGACCTGGCCACATATGAAACCGCCTTTGAGACAGGTGTCTCAGCATTCCCCTACGATGGGTTTACTGATGAGTTGCATCAACTCCAGAGCCAAGTTCAAGACAGCTTCCATAAAGGTGAGTCCAGCCAGAATGTTCAAGAACTCAAGTTCCTGTCTTGCCAGCAAGGCGCTGGGTGGAGCTAGACAAGTAAATTcccctctctgtacctcagttttatTAGTGAGATATTTATTATTCTAGTTGTTAGGATAACTTCACTTGCGGTGTAGAGCAAGtactaatggaaaataatatggaggttCTGGATAAGTAGGCCTTGAGGGCAGAGGTTAGGGTGTgggataaaatacaaaagaatctTGAATAATAGTTGGTGCTTCCTAACTCTATGAGGGACCTAGGTCTGCTATCCcaacccattttataaatgaagttaATCAAGGGTCCCAGAGTTAAAGAAACTTGCTTAGGGTTACACAACAAGTTGATGGAAGAAGGATTAGTGCCAGTATTCTTTGTCCCCTAAAGGGAATACAGAGTGAGATTTGACAGGAGTTTGATAAAGACAGTGGGACTCAGCCCTTGGCCCCATGAGAGAGTCCTTGCTATGGCTCCATCCTTTCCAAAACCACAGCCATAGTTTCACTCCATTCATCCAAACTgctcctttatctgctgagcctcTGGTGATCAGTCATGGGACCAAGATATTTGAAGCCCATCCCATGTGCCAATGGTACATCACACCCTCAGCCTATCTCTCCTAATAAGCCTAACTGactgtatgtctctctctctctctctctctctctctctctctatctctctgcaGATGGAAGTGGAGGGGAACCAACGTTTTGAATAAGTCTGTGACTTAACGTCGTCAAGTATGGCATATTGTCATCAAGACGTGGAGCCGTTCTCCACCCCCCCGGGGTTGTTGGGGGGATTCTGGGGGCCAGAGGGGGATAGATCTGATTCCCCAGGCCCTTCAggatttgggggggggggaggtgggaggacaagggaggggagcttctttttaaaatttagagacATCAAACGATCCCAGTTTCCATTTCAATCTGTATTCACTCGTAGTGAGTTTCCTTGAATGGGATTTCAAGCGGAGAATGGGGGAGTCTCACTTCCCCCACCCCGCGCTGCCCCATGGGCCTGGGCCAGTTCTCCACTCCTGGGGGCCAAGTCACCCCTGGGTCTTGGTGGGGGAAAGGCAGTGCCCATCTGGGCCAGCCTGTGCCCTGAGGGGCTCTTGACACCCACGTAGAATTCTCTACACACCAGTAACGGGATTTCAATTCCGATGGACTCTGCCGCCCTGGCGGCTCTTCTTGTGACTTTTGCGCCCCgcgcctggggtggggggcgcgaAGAGACGCTACGTTCCTTTCCGATGGAGGAAGGCAGACCTGCCGCCGTCACACGTGTGCTTGCACGAGTGCGTGTACCTGGTGCGGGACTCACCCGGCTGCCCGACTGCCTGGGCCTGCCCAGGTGGCCACCTCGTGGTGCTGCGGTGACTTTGTAGCCAACTTTATAATAAAGTCCAGTTTGCCTTTTTGGTACTCCTGGTGTCGAGCTCTTCTGTGAAAAGGGTAGAGTGGGGATTCAAGAAGGTTGAGAGGCCCCGACAGGAGCCTGGGGGTTGGGAGGGAAACTTGAGATGCACTgacagccctggcatttctttgttCACTCAtgtactcactcattcatttactcattcattcattaacgCAACACCTAAGTGTTCTACACGTGGTCCACCCTGTGCTAAGAGCTGGGAGCTGAAACAGATGCTACGTCTTAACTTTAAGATGCTTTGGCGTCCAGTGCTAGAGGGCATTGGAGTCTTGTCTCTGGTCCAGACTTCCAGTCCTCCCAGTGTGGAAGGGGGCAGAAAGGTCTGGGGTGGGTAGGGGATCCAGCTAGGCATTTTCCTGGATGTGAGTGTGAAGTTTCAGGACATGAGTTTCTTTCTTCAGCCTGGCCCTATAGGCAAGCAAATTCCCTGGATTTAAGGCCCCAGATCTTCTCATTGGAGATGGCAACCTCCGCACCTCTCCACAAGCCCTGCATGTAGCTTGCAGCTGACACTTTTATATCACTTATTCAATGCAATAAAGCCTCTGGACAGGTGTATTTCATTGATGGAGAAATTGAGGATCAGAGGTAAAAGGGGATTTGCCCCCACAGGTAGTGAGAGGCACAGGTGGGCGACATCCCCACATCATCTGTGTCCAAGCCCTGGCCTGTCCCCTCTTCCCCGAGAGCCCATGAATCATCATCTCAAATCATCCATCCCAGATTCCCTGAGAAGGGCAGGCTTAGGCGGGAGCAGGGGCCTCTTCCCCTCCAGGTCTGGGAGCTAGAGCAGACCCTGAACTCCTGAGCAGAATATAACTTAGTCAAGAGAAAAGGTTTCCAAAAACACTGTCTTCATCCAAGCTTGAGGGTCAACAACCACAGAGTATGGTGGGGGCAGGAATGAAAATTAGGAGACagaaagacctggattcaaatcccacctGCACCAACTATTTGCCGAGTGTgacctgagcctcagcttctttgCAGATGAAATGGAGTTAAAGGAAACATCCCTGACCTCCCAAAGATGGGGCCTCCTATAAGGTGAGGAGCACAGAAAGGTCTAAGTTATTAAAGTGAATCAGAAGTCAATGGTGACTGAAAAGGCTCACAAGTTACTTTCTCAAAGTGGGGAAGGCCCCCACCCCAATCCAGCGAATACACAGGCTGGATTCCAGGAACTGAGAGCTCAACACTGAGAATTCTGCAAACCTCCTCTTACTCCAAACCCTCCAGCTCTGAAGCCATGCACTTCAGAGGTCCTATGGGAAGGAAGACATTCCagggatggtttttccagtagtcacatatggatgtgagagttgggctctaaagaaagctgagcgccaaagaattgatgcttttgaactgtggtgttggagaagactcttgagagttccttggactgcaaggagatccaaccagttcatcctaaaggaaatcagtcctgaatattcattggaaggacttatgctgaagctgaaactccaatactttggccacctgatgcaaagaactgactcatttgaaaagaccctgatgttgggaaagattgaaggcaggaggagaaggggacgtagaggatgagatggttgaatggcatcaccaacttaatggacgtgagtttgagtaaaccctggcgatggacaggaaggcctggcgtactgcagtccatggggtcacaaagagtcagacacgactgagcgactgaactgaactgatgacttttTTCCACCTTGAACACACCCTTGGGTGAAACAGGAAGGTGCAGTCTTGCCCTTAACTTTCCTGTGCATCTGTTCTCCAAGTTAAAAGAACTGGCCtataggcacttccctggtggtccagtggttaagactctgggcttccactgcaagggacacaggttcaatctctggctgggggactaagaccccacatgccgggCATCACGGCCCAAAGGGGAAAAAGCTCACTCCTGTGAGCCCTAAGAGGACTCTGTGCCTGCTCCGCCCCCAACCAAGTACAGGGTCAGACACATGGCAGACATACTAGAAATATTTTATCGAGAGGACCACTTCTGAAGATCAGCCCAACGATTTGGGTAGAAAGTCAGCAATTTCTACCACAAAATTTTGTTCCTAAGTTATGCAGAGGCCTGAGAGTTGTATCTTTCACCTTGGAATCTTCAGTGATCATAAACTCAAGACTTATACTAGAGTTCCATCTAAAAACCTCTCTGGTTTGTTAACTAAACCTATTGTGGCAATCATTTTGAAAtcggttcatttcagttcagttgctcagttgactGAACCCTATAAACCTCCCTGGTTGTCCTCAAAATCAAGGGTGAGCAAAATCAGTTCAAGTTTGACAAGTTGCAACAGTCAAGAAGAGCCTAAGGAAAcatgaagacaaaataaaatatattctagatAGGATCTTGGAACAGCAAAAAGGACATAGGTTAAaaactaaggggcttccctggcagtctagtggttaagaccctgggcttcccatgcaggggacatggttcaatccctgatcgggaaaCCAAGGTCTCATATGCCGaatggcatggcaaaaaaaaaaaaaaaaaaaccccacaaaaactaAGGAAACCTGAATAAAGTGtggattttagttaataataatgtattgatGTTTGATCATTAATTGTGATAAATGTACCACATAAGTGTACAGTGTTAATAATACAGTAAATAATAAGTATGGAGTAGATGGAAACTACTATTTTCACGTATCTGTACATCTGAATCTATTCTGAAATTTAAAGTTTCCTTAAAAGGCAAAACTAAATAAAGggacattgtaaaaattaaaaatacgtGAGAATAGAGAAACACCTCTCTGGtgtttggtggtggtggcagtAGGTGATAGCAGAGTGTGTGTTTTGATCTGAAGGCTTCTCAGCATTCATTGAATATGAGAGCCCAGCCACCAAGTCCAGAAGAGCCAATGGCTCCACCTGCTGGACAGAGAAGgatctgcttctgtttctctccCTGGTGAGGTCCCTGTGACTGAGACCATCAGAGCTTAGAACACATGGATAAACTGAGGCTGGAGAGGAAAGAACGTGCCCAGATGGTACTCCCAGAATTGCTGAAGAAGCCAGATCAAACCCTCGGCCAGTTTCCTTCCCACCAATACCAAACTCTGTCCTGGGAGCAGAATGTAAGAGAAAAGGTTCAAGTTTGGGGGCATAGAGACTGACCTCAAGGGCTGGCTCTgcatccttatttttttaatgtggtaaatatttacaaaatctaCAGGTGCCAGGGACTGTTCTGGGTGCTTAGGGAAACATCAGTGAACAGACAAAGTGGGGattctctgctggtccagtggttaagactctgccttgcaatgcaggggacatgggttccatccctggcccgggaactaagatcccacacgccatggagcaagtgagcccacatgccacaacaagaGGGTCTGTGacctgcaacaaaagatcccacatgcagcaatgaagatcctgcatgctgcaactgacccaaggcagccaaaagaaaaaaaaaaggtaaagatcCCTGGGCCcacagagcttacattctagctgtgggttgttactgttgttcagtagctaagttgggtcctgctctttgcaaccccatggactgcagcacaccaggcttccctgtccttcactatctcccggagtttgctcaaactca is part of the Bos javanicus breed banteng chromosome 29, ARS-OSU_banteng_1.0, whole genome shotgun sequence genome and harbors:
- the NPAS4 gene encoding neuronal PAS domain-containing protein 4, with protein sequence MYRSTKGASKARRDQINAEIRNLKELLPLAEADKVRLSYLHIMSLACIYTRKGVFFAGGTPLAGSTGLLSAQELEDIVAALPGFLLVFTAEGKLLYLSESVSEHLGHSMVDLVAQGDSIYDIIDPADHLTVRQQLALPSALDTDRLFRCRFNTSKSLRRQSAGNKLVLIRGRFHAHPPGAYWAGNPVFTAFCAPLETRPRPGPGPGPGPGPASLFLAMFQSRHAKDLALLDISESVLIYLGFERSELLCKSWYGLLHPEDLGHASAQHYRLLAESGDIQAEMVVRLLAKPGGWAWIYCLLYSEGPEGPITANNYPISDMEAWSLRQQLNSEETQAAYVLGTPTMLPSFPENILSQEQCSSPNPLFTMGPPRSTSFPSAPELGAVPTSEELPQAPKDLGFSYLTFPSGPQPSLQADLSKDLVCTPPYTPHQPGGCAFLFSLHEPFQTHMPAPSSSLQEQLTPSAVTFSDQLTPNSATFPDPLTSPLQGQLTETSARSYEDPCTSTFPDQLLPSAATFPEPLSSPAQEQLTSPSTSFQAHLNSPRQTFPEQLSPNSSKTYFAQEGCSFLYEKLPPSPSSPGNGDCTLLALAQLRGPLSVDVPLVPEGLLTPEASPVKQSFFHYSDKEQSEIDRLIQQISQLAQGMDRPFSAEAGTGGLEPLGGLEPLDSNLSLSGAGPPVLSLELKPWKCQDLDFLTDPDLFLEETPVEDIFMDLSTPDPNGEWESEDPEAAVPGGAPSPCNNLSPEDRSFLEDLATYETAFETGVSAFPYDGFTDELHQLQSQVQDSFHKDGSGGEPTF